One genomic segment of Aquipluma nitroreducens includes these proteins:
- a CDS encoding AsmA family protein, translating to MARVKKRYFVLGIFALLIVSILFFASTFTKDYLVKNSEKLIGRKLTIGEMHFNYAKVAVQVKDLVLFEANKTDSFASFSEFYINLNPWTLLSREYSVSEIRLTNPRIQVIQDGEKFNFDSLMPKEDSIAVKDTTQKESIKFTIRNIQLIDGKVKYNDLQKKNQVEMDNLNLDLPLISWNNEKSNMGIDFMMGKNGKVNIQATVDNVNKKYQIDLSTQDIQIQPITGYLTDYFDVKSLNGLLTSNLKIVGDMNEVINISITGKGSVTALSVIDGQSEEIISSSRLTASLKDINLKTFHFGFGKIEANEPHILVVREKKMMNLERFLLPYFRNDSISSSATITTTAESTPVTYSIDTIKVSNGLVSISDKTLNRPFSYELNDLSMTMSGLTESADRIPVEFSTKLNNRGELSGKTVWSMVDMMKLEMDAKIKRMDLMSFSPYTEYYVASPVKQGWFNYELGLKMSSTNLVNTNKVKVDELEFGKKTKDTTAMKVPVRLGLYLMKDANDEIKIDLPVSGNPSEPKFKLGRLIWKTFANLMVKTALSPFKALGGLAGTNPESLDKLSYTFAQDSLDKAQRDELSQLAGILKKKPNLILTLTQTADPEKEKSEIAVQLTKSEYLATQATDAATPKLKAGEIKNDDANLLAFIRKTIPAVDSLGIEKACEKIVDAGRIESRFQSLLTERNRLVNDFLTVNQGIPTESIQVTTADLKNLAQELKVPQFKIEVSIK from the coding sequence ATGGCACGAGTTAAAAAAAGATACTTTGTTCTGGGAATTTTTGCTCTTCTGATCGTTTCCATTTTATTCTTTGCTTCAACTTTTACTAAAGATTACCTGGTTAAAAACAGCGAAAAACTTATTGGGCGAAAACTGACCATTGGCGAAATGCATTTCAACTACGCTAAAGTTGCTGTTCAGGTGAAAGATTTGGTTTTATTCGAAGCCAATAAAACTGATAGTTTTGCATCGTTTAGCGAATTTTACATCAATCTAAATCCATGGACCTTACTTTCAAGAGAATATTCTGTTTCAGAAATCAGGCTGACTAACCCGCGAATTCAGGTCATTCAGGATGGTGAAAAATTCAATTTCGACAGTCTAATGCCTAAAGAAGATAGCATTGCCGTTAAAGACACGACCCAAAAAGAATCGATTAAATTTACGATCAGGAATATTCAATTGATTGATGGAAAGGTAAAATACAACGACCTTCAAAAAAAGAATCAGGTTGAAATGGATAACCTAAACCTGGATCTGCCGCTGATTTCCTGGAATAACGAAAAATCGAACATGGGCATTGATTTCATGATGGGCAAAAACGGGAAGGTAAACATCCAGGCTACGGTTGATAACGTGAATAAAAAATATCAAATCGACCTCTCCACTCAAGACATTCAAATACAGCCGATAACAGGATACTTAACTGATTATTTTGACGTTAAATCGCTGAATGGATTACTTACCTCAAACCTGAAAATTGTGGGCGATATGAATGAAGTAATCAACATATCAATAACAGGAAAAGGTTCTGTTACCGCATTATCAGTCATTGATGGACAGTCGGAAGAAATCATTTCTTCGTCCAGACTTACAGCTAGCCTCAAGGACATTAACTTGAAAACGTTTCACTTCGGATTCGGAAAAATTGAAGCCAACGAGCCCCACATACTGGTCGTCCGCGAAAAGAAAATGATGAATCTGGAACGATTTCTCCTACCCTATTTCAGGAACGATTCCATCAGTTCTTCAGCAACAATAACAACAACAGCGGAATCAACGCCGGTAACTTACAGCATCGACACCATAAAAGTTAGCAACGGATTAGTTTCCATATCCGACAAAACGCTGAACAGACCTTTCTCTTACGAACTGAATGACTTAAGTATGACGATGTCGGGACTAACCGAAAGTGCCGACCGGATACCGGTTGAATTCAGCACCAAACTGAACAACAGGGGTGAACTTTCAGGAAAAACGGTTTGGAGTATGGTTGACATGATGAAACTGGAAATGGACGCGAAAATAAAACGAATGGATTTGATGAGCTTTTCGCCTTACACCGAATATTACGTTGCTTCGCCTGTTAAACAAGGATGGTTCAATTATGAACTTGGGTTGAAAATGTCGTCAACAAACCTTGTAAATACGAATAAAGTTAAAGTTGATGAACTTGAATTTGGTAAAAAAACAAAAGATACCACTGCGATGAAAGTCCCGGTACGACTGGGCCTGTATTTGATGAAAGATGCCAACGACGAAATTAAAATCGATCTGCCCGTTTCAGGAAATCCTTCAGAACCCAAATTCAAATTGGGCAGGCTTATCTGGAAAACCTTTGCCAACCTGATGGTTAAAACTGCGCTTTCGCCTTTTAAGGCATTGGGCGGATTAGCCGGAACAAATCCGGAATCGCTGGACAAACTATCTTATACTTTTGCACAGGATTCGCTCGATAAGGCACAACGCGATGAATTATCGCAACTGGCTGGAATTTTGAAAAAGAAACCAAATTTAATTTTAACACTGACTCAAACGGCTGATCCGGAGAAAGAGAAAAGCGAGATCGCTGTTCAGCTAACCAAAAGCGAATACCTGGCTACACAAGCCACCGATGCTGCTACACCAAAACTTAAAGCCGGCGAAATCAAAAATGACGATGCAAATTTACTGGCATTTATCCGGAAAACTATTCCGGCAGTTGACTCACTCGGAATTGAAAAAGCCTGCGAAAAAATAGTTGATGCTGGACGTATTGAAAGCCGGTTTCAGTCTTTACTTACTGAAAGAAATCGGTTGGTAAACGACTTTTTGACTGTAAATCAAGGTATACCCACTGAATCAATTCAGGTTACAACTGCCGATTTAAAAAACCTTGCGCAGGAATTAAAGGTTCCACAATTTAAGATTGAGGTTTCGATTAAATAA